CTCCTTTTTGCTTGAACAGCGGATAAGAGAAATCGCTGAATCTCGTACCATAAGTATGTGCTCCCAGAATATCCATATTTGCAAGGGCCTGTGGATCATTCAAAATCTTGTCTGACATTGCTTTGACATAAGAAAATGATTCAGGTGCCATGACTCGGTTGTTGATGGAACCGGCATTTTCTTTCATAAAGCGAAGAATTTCATCGGCAGACCACCATGTCCAGTCATGGGCATAATCCGGCTCGTTTTGAACAGAAATAGCATATAGATTTACACCATTGCTTTTCATAAAGGAGTCGAATTCATTCAAATACTTGGCATAAGCATCATACTTATCGTATCTGAGGCGTTTTGCCGTTTGGGACTCAACATAAGCAGTAATATTGATGTTATCAATAATCGGGGCTTCTGTCCCTGTCGTGACCAGTTTCAATGTGCTGGTTCCATTAGCCATCGATACCTGGATTGATTTTTCGCCCCAAGTGCTCCAACTGCCAGTGGCTTCAAAAGGAACGTTGCTCTGTGTTTTCGCCCCATTCACATAGACGTCCAGCTTGCTTGTTCCATTTGGCAGGGCATAGCGAATTTTCACATTTTTCGTTCCTGTACTGCCGATGGGGATTGTATTGAATTGGACAGCAGAATTGGTTGTATTTTGAAACTTGACATACCCGGTACCGGTGTAGCCCGAATTCGTACGCTCCTCTTTTGCATTGGTGAGTGTGGTACCTGTTTCCGCTTCATATGTAGTGCCTGTACCTGAGTTTGTTCCGAGCGTGAAGGTCTCAACCATGTCGCTTGGAGGATTCCAAGGCGTAGCAAAAACGATTGCGCCGTTTTCGATCGCCTTTTTTGCTGTTGCTACTTCCCTTTTCCAATTATTTTTATTTTCGTCAATAGGAATTCTTAGTACAGTAAGCCCCAACTGATTATTGCCATTGCCAAAAGCGGTTTCTCTTTGAGCTGGTGTCAAATCTCCAGCCCAACCGGAATGGTTCATGCCTCCAAAACCGCGAATGACTTGCTTTTCGGCTGATAAATCAACGGTTACATCGCTTGCCGCTGACACCTGAACGGGCGCTGGCACTGTTAACATGATCGGCAACGCAGTTGCCAATGCTAACAATGAGCAGATTGACTTTTTTACATGGGATTTCATTTCCATCTCTCCTCAACAAAATAATAACTTTCCATACATTTGTAATTCAAATGTGGTTTTCACTTGTTGTTATATCGGTAATTTGTCCAGATCACTCTCTTTCGCATTTCAAATTTTAGATTTATAATACAACACAACAAATTATTTACTGTCGATAATTGTAATGTACTTCCTAAATACCAGAATAGGGTCAATAGAACTGTTTGTTTCTTTCGCAATCTCCTCATTATTTTGTGTATATGTGAAAAATTTACCGAAGTAAGTTTTCGTTCCCTAATATTTGATGTGACTTCCAGCATATAGCAGGCACAGACGGATCGCCTGTGCCTATCGTCAGTTTATGTCCGGAAGAAAAAGACCACCGTTCAGAATGTGAGTACCATTGTCGGCATCACTGTAATTGAGCATGATCTCCAGACTATCTCAGTGGAATGCTTCTTCCGGTTTATCGATCGTAACTGTCGGTTATCCCATGGGGATCTTGCGAAGTAATCCGTCCCTCCTTGATCCATTTCTCGCCACTTACATCATATCCAGGCATTTGCGATCCGGGCACCTGATTTCCGTTTGAGTTGAATATGACCTTCGCCTGCGTCCAGCCTGGGGCCCTATATACATACCAGCCGTTACCTTCGTCCTGCATGGCCACGCCCGGCCAAGCTGAGCCTTCCTTGAGCGGAGTCACAGAATCGTCGTAGTAGTAGATGTTCGGTGCTCCCCAGCCAGAAGGCTTGTAGAAATGAACGGTTATGCCCGAGCTCGGTTCCTCCTTCGTATACCTAAAAGTCTTCTCTGTTTGACCGGACAAATTCGCGGCGACAATCTTCAGAACAAACGTTGATCCGATTGGAGTCCCAGCGCCAATGCTGACCATATCCCCTGATTTGAACGGAGTTGCTGGCCCCCCGTTCAAAGTGTAGATTGCCGAATTTGCATTGGAATAGTTCATTCTCACGGTAACTGAATCTGTAAAGAAAGCGCCTTCCTCAGGATCGACGGATACTGTCGGAGTTTGCTGCGCCGCATTATACAGTACGGCGATCCTGCCTCCGTCCAGATGACCGGTAATTCTGCCGTTCGATACCGTAAATGATCCACCGCCGCTGGCCTTGTTCTGGTAAACGCCGTCCTCCAGTCTGGTAGGGGTGTTGATTTGAGCATTGCCTCCAAGATTTACAATCGTCATACCTTTGGTTCCGCGTTCAACCTGCATAATTTGATTCCCTTGCGTCCTAAGGTATTCGTCTTGACCTACCATGGCATTGTGGAACTTGTTAACGGCAACGATGTCCGGGTCCTTCCAGAGCGTATTCCCCGCGTCGCCGAGTCGGTTCGCAAATTTTCCATTTCCTGCCGGTCTGTTGAAGAACAGAGAGGTCGTCTCCGCCCGGGAGGCGATAATTGCCCAGCCCATTTTGATCTGCCAATCGTTCAACCCCGTTGATTCGCTGTTGTCGTTTGCATAAGTGTCATGCGATTCCACCCAGGTAACTAATTTGGAAGGGCTTACATTATTAGCGTTAAAAGATTTGGCTGCATCAATATTGATACTACCGTGATAACCAACAGCACTTCTGACACTGTTCCCGTAGCTGGATGCGCTCAAACTGAGGTAATTGGCATAGCCGGCAAAGTTGTCAGCCCCGCCTTGAAGCACTTCCCCGTAATTAAACAGTCTGTCTTTATTGTTCAACGAGCCCAGTACCCGGGGCCAGAAGTTGGAGCCCCCCGGATCGTTAGGCAGCTCAATATGCTTAGCGGCGTCGAATCTGAAGCCATCCGCGCCTAAGGAAATGGCGTCATTCAGGAAGCCGATAATAATATCTTGCAATTCCTGATTAGACGTGTTGAGGTCGGGCAGACCAATTCCCCACTGCGTGACTTGCCAACGGTCATTCCAGTTTTCCACGCCTCTGGCCTCATGCCAGAAATAGCGGTTATTCTTGATCACCGGATCAACATTATGCGCTGGCTGATACTGCTGATTTCCACCGCCCGCATTCCCCGTATGATTGGCGACAACATCAACGATAACACTTATGCCGTATTTATGCGCTTCCTGGCAAAGCTGTCTGAAATCCTCCCTGCTTCCCAATTGAGAGTTACCGATATTAAAGTTGATGGGCTGGTACAAAATCCACCACTTGCTGCCTTCTGTCAACCCTTCCTTGTTAGCTTGGATTGGTGAAGTTTGCACCGCTTTAAATCCCGCCTGAGCCAGTTCAGGAAGGTTCCTGGTGATGTTGTCAAAAGACCAGTTCCATGCATGAAAAATAAGACCATCCTTCGTCCTTTCCGGAAGTTCGTAGTTTGTGGCAGTTGTTAGCTTCGCGTCTGAACCGCCTAACTGCTGAACATCAGCATTCGCCTGTGCTTCGGGAGTAAACCCAATCGTTTGTAACAACAATACGACAAAAAGAACAATACTCCAGGTACGTCTCAAAACGGGGCTTGTCTTCCTCCTCATGCTAAACACTCCTTTTAATATTATTTTACAACCAACCTCTCATAAGAGATTAGGAGTAAATAAAAGAGGGCAAAACAAACTGTATACGCTTTCAAAATAGGCAATCGTTTGCACTCAATGACATGATTTCATTTATTTAACAACTTGTCAACACTTATATTAAAGATAAATTTATAAGCTTTTCGGACATTGGCTTCAATTATGAACAGGCTATCTTAGGGTTTGAAATATGTCCCCAGCAATACATTGACCAGTAAAAGTATGGTTGATATAATCATAAAAGGAAAAATCATTGGTATAGAGCCTGTGTGAATGGGCTGTTCTCATAGTTTATTTTGTAAGCGT
This DNA window, taken from Paenibacillus kribbensis, encodes the following:
- a CDS encoding starch-binding protein; the encoded protein is MRRKTSPVLRRTWSIVLFVVLLLQTIGFTPEAQANADVQQLGGSDAKLTTATNYELPERTKDGLIFHAWNWSFDNITRNLPELAQAGFKAVQTSPIQANKEGLTEGSKWWILYQPINFNIGNSQLGSREDFRQLCQEAHKYGISVIVDVVANHTGNAGGGNQQYQPAHNVDPVIKNNRYFWHEARGVENWNDRWQVTQWGIGLPDLNTSNQELQDIIIGFLNDAISLGADGFRFDAAKHIELPNDPGGSNFWPRVLGSLNNKDRLFNYGEVLQGGADNFAGYANYLSLSASSYGNSVRSAVGYHGSINIDAAKSFNANNVSPSKLVTWVESHDTYANDNSESTGLNDWQIKMGWAIIASRAETTSLFFNRPAGNGKFANRLGDAGNTLWKDPDIVAVNKFHNAMVGQDEYLRTQGNQIMQVERGTKGMTIVNLGGNAQINTPTRLEDGVYQNKASGGGSFTVSNGRITGHLDGGRIAVLYNAAQQTPTVSVDPEEGAFFTDSVTVRMNYSNANSAIYTLNGGPATPFKSGDMVSIGAGTPIGSTFVLKIVAANLSGQTEKTFRYTKEEPSSGITVHFYKPSGWGAPNIYYYDDSVTPLKEGSAWPGVAMQDEGNGWYVYRAPGWTQAKVIFNSNGNQVPGSQMPGYDVSGEKWIKEGRITSQDPHGITDSYDR